One Banduia mediterranea DNA window includes the following coding sequences:
- a CDS encoding crotonase/enoyl-CoA hydratase family protein, producing the protein MRYNTLSVDVDDTGIATLQLNRPGQLNAFTVEMANELVDFFTGVNARDDIRAIVVTGSGRAFCAGMDLSVEGNVFGLDETLQPTLADMRERLDDPAIFKGVRDTGGRVTLSIFDCNKPVIAAINGAAVGIGATMTLAMDFRLASDKARIGFVFGRLGIVPEACSSWFLPRIVGLSQALEWTYSADILDAQTALDGGLLKAVLPPEQLLDEACALARRITQNRSPVAVALTRQMMMRNSAQPHPLEAHRVDSLAVFYTSTRDGKEGVQAFREKRPPQFSPSTELPPFCEEWLGRPD; encoded by the coding sequence ATGCGCTACAACACCCTGTCCGTGGATGTCGACGACACCGGCATCGCCACATTGCAACTGAATCGGCCCGGGCAACTCAACGCCTTCACGGTCGAGATGGCCAACGAGCTCGTCGACTTCTTCACTGGCGTCAACGCGCGCGACGATATTCGCGCGATCGTGGTCACCGGCAGCGGCCGGGCGTTTTGCGCCGGAATGGACCTGTCGGTCGAAGGCAATGTCTTCGGCCTCGATGAAACGCTGCAGCCCACGCTCGCCGACATGCGCGAGCGCCTCGACGATCCTGCCATCTTCAAGGGCGTGCGCGACACCGGCGGCCGCGTCACGCTCTCGATCTTCGATTGCAACAAGCCTGTCATTGCGGCGATCAACGGCGCGGCGGTCGGCATCGGCGCCACCATGACGCTGGCCATGGACTTCCGGCTGGCCTCGGACAAGGCCCGCATCGGCTTCGTGTTCGGCCGGCTCGGCATCGTGCCGGAAGCCTGTTCGAGCTGGTTCCTGCCGCGTATCGTCGGGCTCAGCCAGGCCCTGGAATGGACCTACAGCGCGGACATTCTCGACGCCCAGACGGCACTCGATGGCGGTCTGCTCAAGGCCGTGCTGCCGCCCGAACAACTGCTCGACGAAGCCTGCGCGCTGGCGCGTCGCATCACCCAGAACCGTTCTCCGGTCGCGGTCGCGCTGACGCGTCAGATGATGATGCGCAACTCGGCGCAGCCGCATCCGCTGGAAGCGCATCGCGTGGATTCCCTGGCAGTGTTCTACACCAGCACCCGTGACGGCAAGGAAGGCGTGCAGGCGTTTCGCGAGAAGCGACCGCCGCAATTCAGCCCGAGCACCGAGCTGCCGCCGTTCTGCGAGGAGTGGCTGGGTCGTCCGGATTGA
- a CDS encoding YIP1 family protein, producing MASFTQRMLGAAKLDVPTFEEVEADTGATAQALGVVVIVAIASGIGALAVGGIGLLIMTVLISILGWAVWAGLVWLIGTKLLPEAQTSSDWGEIARTTGFAQSPGVLLVLTAIPSLGGLIGLVVSIWMLVAMIVGVRQALDYTQTWRAVVVVLIGFVVNIVLHVLLGLGLAS from the coding sequence ATGGCAAGCTTCACTCAACGCATGCTTGGCGCGGCCAAGCTCGATGTACCCACGTTCGAAGAGGTGGAAGCCGATACCGGCGCGACCGCCCAGGCGCTGGGCGTGGTCGTGATCGTGGCCATCGCGTCCGGGATCGGCGCGCTCGCGGTCGGCGGCATCGGCCTGCTGATCATGACGGTGCTGATCTCGATTCTCGGCTGGGCGGTCTGGGCCGGCCTGGTGTGGCTGATCGGCACCAAACTGCTGCCGGAAGCCCAGACCAGCTCGGATTGGGGCGAAATCGCGCGCACCACCGGCTTCGCGCAGAGTCCGGGCGTGTTGCTGGTCCTGACCGCGATTCCATCCCTGGGCGGTCTGATCGGGCTCGTGGTCAGCATCTGGATGCTGGTGGCGATGATCGTCGGCGTGCGCCAGGCCCTGGACTACACGCAGACCTGGCGTGCCGTGGTCGTGGTGCTGATCGGCTTTGTCGTCAACATCGTGCTGCACGTCCTGCTCGGTCTCGGCTTGGCGTCCTGA
- a CDS encoding GTPase/DUF3482 domain-containing protein, translating to MIRSDALSLAVVGHTNTGKTSLLRTLTRDSRFGEVSDRAATTRDVQGAALLADGKALVALYDTPGLEDASALSDFLDTVPGRHADPVARIEVFLAGDHDQGRFEQEAKVLRQLLRSEAALYVIDAREPVLAKHRDELRVLAECGRPLLPVLNFTASVDADPGQWRSQLARMGLHVIASFDTVLFDFEAEHEIFEKLGVLLESRRSQLEHLGASRDEDRNALILAASRSVAELLVNVAGLRLSVPSDGDEPAARARLQERVRAAEQICVDTLLGLFRFELNAYEPPQLPLQQGRWQLDPFDPEAMRILGVRTGSAAAAGGMAGLTVDAFTGGLSLGAAALIGAGLGAVWGASGPLGREISDRLRGHHTLVIEAGTLAVLAGRQTQLLRALLRRGHAAQEQLRTGSAAGWPSPTVARQVLRARAHPEWSALNNAAEEALPEAVLRPLALAIAQALDGGAEAASEPVGIQ from the coding sequence ATGATCCGCAGCGATGCCCTGTCACTGGCCGTGGTCGGCCACACCAACACCGGCAAGACCTCGCTGCTGCGCACGCTGACGCGCGACAGCCGCTTCGGCGAGGTCTCGGACCGGGCCGCGACCACGCGCGACGTGCAGGGCGCGGCGCTGCTTGCCGACGGCAAGGCGCTGGTCGCGCTCTACGACACGCCGGGGCTGGAAGACGCCAGCGCGCTGTCGGACTTCCTCGACACCGTGCCGGGCCGCCATGCCGACCCGGTGGCGCGCATCGAAGTCTTTCTGGCCGGCGATCACGACCAGGGCCGTTTCGAGCAGGAAGCCAAGGTGCTGCGCCAGCTGTTGCGCAGCGAGGCGGCACTGTACGTCATCGACGCACGCGAACCGGTGCTCGCCAAGCATCGGGACGAACTGCGGGTACTGGCCGAATGTGGCCGGCCGCTGCTGCCGGTGCTCAACTTCACGGCGAGCGTGGACGCCGACCCCGGGCAATGGCGCAGCCAGCTGGCGCGCATGGGTCTGCATGTGATCGCCAGCTTCGACACCGTGCTGTTCGATTTCGAGGCCGAACATGAGATTTTCGAGAAGCTGGGCGTACTTCTGGAATCTCGCAGGTCCCAGCTGGAGCACCTCGGCGCCTCACGCGACGAGGATCGAAATGCCCTGATCCTGGCAGCAAGCCGCAGCGTCGCCGAACTGTTGGTCAATGTCGCCGGCCTGCGTCTCAGCGTGCCGTCGGACGGCGACGAACCCGCCGCCCGAGCGCGCTTGCAGGAGCGCGTGCGTGCTGCGGAACAAATTTGCGTCGACACGCTGCTGGGCCTGTTCCGCTTCGAACTGAACGCCTACGAACCGCCGCAATTGCCCTTGCAGCAGGGCCGCTGGCAGCTCGACCCCTTCGACCCCGAGGCGATGCGCATCCTCGGGGTGCGCACCGGTTCGGCGGCGGCCGCCGGCGGCATGGCGGGTCTCACCGTCGATGCCTTCACCGGCGGCCTGAGCCTGGGCGCGGCCGCCCTGATCGGAGCCGGGCTGGGCGCGGTCTGGGGCGCCTCGGGTCCGTTGGGCCGGGAAATCTCGGATCGCCTGCGCGGACATCACACGCTCGTGATCGAGGCCGGCACGCTGGCCGTGCTGGCCGGCCGGCAGACACAGCTGCTGCGCGCCCTGCTGCGCCGCGGCCACGCGGCCCAGGAGCAGCTGCGGACCGGCAGCGCCGCCGGCTGGCCGTCGCCGACGGTTGCCCGACAGGTGCTGCGTGCGCGCGCACATCCCGAATGGTCGGCGCTCAACAACGCTGCGGAAGAGGCCTTGCCGGAGGCCGTGCTCCGGCCGCTGGCGCTGGCGATCGCGCAAGCGCTGGACGGCGGCGCTGAGGCGGCATCCGAGCCCGTCGGAATTCAGTAG
- a CDS encoding DUF2868 domain-containing protein, giving the protein MSVLSTAPSGALRLGDRLLMELVCLREENAGHPPHTPDADARAIAAGGDFAQRLATRAQALPGSDARLRALRRLRRSALALVGIVLTLSGIAGIAAASTTLGSRQPVSLPLLVCVLVGFNLLSLLLWLAIQPWSSRAAPGLGRLIRQLWTRWERHALASSGPAEPADSSALDAIRLLAGGSSGRWLLGAVVHAAWLAFSVCALLTLAVLLSVRAYELAWETTLLSPQALAQWARWMSLGPALLGATGPETLPVDGALDSGAREAWAVWLLAALVVYGVLPRLLALLACVALAMRALSNIGRDLTRPGYARLRTRLLPDHVGLGVVDPASERPSAPRRRVPGRAAHGRGRLALGLEWAPDDVDAIESQWQCHWLGMADSAEQGRQLLDQLAQARTGRLIFVARATATPDRGNERFAVEAIDAAQVPAILVLAAFERLQARGNEATQRRLDEWQAFATRAGMDRVLPWCADATGALPALSEDGISA; this is encoded by the coding sequence ATGTCCGTACTCTCGACAGCACCCTCCGGCGCGCTCCGGCTCGGCGATCGCCTGCTTATGGAGTTGGTGTGCCTGCGCGAAGAAAACGCCGGCCATCCACCCCACACGCCCGACGCCGATGCCCGCGCGATCGCGGCCGGCGGCGACTTCGCGCAGCGGCTCGCCACCCGCGCCCAGGCCCTGCCCGGGTCGGACGCACGCCTGCGCGCGCTGCGCCGTCTGCGCCGCAGCGCGCTGGCGCTGGTCGGCATCGTCCTCACGCTCAGCGGCATCGCCGGCATCGCCGCCGCCAGCACCACGCTGGGCAGCCGCCAGCCGGTCAGTCTGCCGCTGCTGGTCTGTGTGCTGGTGGGTTTCAATCTGCTGAGCCTGCTGCTGTGGTTGGCGATACAACCCTGGTCCAGCCGCGCCGCACCGGGTCTCGGCCGACTGATCAGGCAACTGTGGACCCGCTGGGAACGACACGCCCTCGCGAGTTCCGGGCCCGCCGAGCCAGCCGACAGCAGTGCGCTGGACGCCATTCGCCTGCTGGCGGGCGGCAGCAGCGGTCGCTGGCTGCTGGGCGCCGTCGTGCATGCCGCCTGGCTTGCGTTTTCTGTGTGCGCGCTGTTGACACTGGCGGTGCTGCTCTCGGTCCGCGCCTACGAGTTAGCCTGGGAAACCACTCTGCTGAGCCCGCAGGCACTGGCGCAATGGGCGCGCTGGATGTCGCTGGGCCCGGCGCTGCTCGGTGCCACCGGCCCCGAAACCCTGCCCGTGGACGGGGCTCTGGACAGCGGTGCCCGCGAAGCCTGGGCCGTATGGCTGCTCGCCGCCCTGGTGGTCTATGGCGTGCTGCCGCGACTGCTGGCGCTGCTGGCCTGCGTGGCGCTGGCAATGCGCGCGCTGTCGAACATCGGCCGTGACCTGACGCGACCCGGCTATGCGCGCCTGCGCACACGTCTGCTGCCGGATCACGTCGGTCTCGGCGTCGTCGATCCGGCGTCGGAGCGCCCCTCGGCGCCGCGTCGGCGTGTGCCAGGCCGTGCCGCGCATGGACGAGGCCGCCTCGCACTCGGGCTCGAATGGGCGCCGGACGATGTCGATGCGATCGAGTCGCAGTGGCAGTGCCACTGGCTCGGCATGGCCGACAGCGCGGAGCAAGGCCGCCAATTGTTGGATCAACTCGCACAAGCCCGAACCGGCCGGCTGATCTTTGTGGCACGCGCCACCGCCACACCGGACCGCGGCAACGAGCGCTTCGCGGTCGAGGCGATCGACGCGGCGCAGGTTCCGGCGATTCTGGTGCTCGCGGCCTTCGAACGCCTGCAGGCACGCGGCAACGAAGCCACGCAACGCCGCCTCGACGAATGGCAGGCCTTTGCCACGCGCGCGGGCATGGATCGCGTGCTGCCCTGGTGCGCCGACGCGACAGGCGCCCTGCCCGCCTTGTCCGAGGACGGGATCAGCGCATGA
- a CDS encoding efflux transporter outer membrane subunit has product MSPNAPTVSLRRVLAATAIALLAGCSMAPRYERPQAPIAGSYIETETAESGDGAVAAAGDRRASEIPWQQFFGDARLRGLMDIALDNNRDLRQAILNVEAARAQFRIQRADRLPTVNADAQGTRQRVPDGTASSTGATTGGGGIYEQYSVGLGVSAYELDLFGRVRSLRDAALAEYLATEQARRGAQISLIAAVATAYLNERSAAERMDIVLGTLDTRAESLHLAQLRFDAGVGSELELREAQTLHATARAQLAAAKREQAQARNSLTLLIGQPIPEDRLPPPLPLGQQALIADVPAGLPSELIERRPDILAAEQSLRAANASIGAARAAFFPRISLTGSYGTSSSEFDGLFDSGTESWSFMPQITLPIFDAGRNRANLDLARLRENIAVAEYEKAIQTAFREVADGLAARSTLDEELAAQADLLEATQRRMELSELRYRSGVDSSLQRLDAQRALFEAQQSMLQTRLLRLTSLVDLYRALGGGWLADEQTEEAGEVADPS; this is encoded by the coding sequence ATGAGCCCCAACGCACCCACAGTGTCGCTGCGCCGCGTGCTCGCCGCGACCGCCATCGCCCTGCTCGCGGGCTGTTCCATGGCACCGAGATACGAACGCCCGCAGGCGCCGATTGCGGGCAGCTATATCGAAACGGAGACCGCGGAATCCGGCGATGGCGCCGTCGCCGCTGCCGGCGATCGCCGTGCCTCCGAGATTCCATGGCAGCAATTCTTCGGCGACGCGCGCCTGCGTGGCCTGATGGACATCGCACTGGACAACAATCGCGATCTGCGTCAGGCGATTCTGAATGTGGAGGCGGCGCGCGCGCAGTTTCGTATTCAGCGTGCCGATCGCCTGCCCACGGTTAATGCCGATGCCCAGGGCACGCGCCAGCGCGTTCCGGACGGCACCGCGTCCAGCACCGGCGCGACTACCGGTGGCGGTGGGATCTACGAACAGTACTCGGTCGGGCTCGGCGTCTCCGCCTACGAACTCGATCTGTTCGGCCGCGTGCGCAGCCTGCGCGATGCTGCGCTGGCCGAATACCTGGCAACCGAACAGGCTCGTCGCGGCGCGCAGATTTCGCTGATCGCCGCCGTCGCCACGGCCTACCTCAACGAACGCTCGGCGGCCGAGCGGATGGACATCGTCCTCGGCACGCTGGACACGCGCGCCGAAAGCCTGCACCTGGCGCAGCTGCGCTTCGACGCCGGCGTTGGCTCCGAACTGGAACTGCGGGAGGCCCAGACGCTGCATGCCACGGCGCGCGCGCAACTCGCCGCGGCGAAGCGCGAGCAAGCTCAGGCGCGCAATTCACTGACGCTGCTGATCGGCCAGCCGATCCCCGAGGACCGTCTGCCACCGCCGTTGCCCCTGGGGCAGCAGGCGCTGATCGCGGACGTCCCTGCCGGGCTGCCGTCCGAGCTGATCGAGCGACGTCCCGACATCCTCGCCGCCGAACAGTCCCTGCGCGCGGCCAATGCCAGCATCGGTGCGGCGCGCGCCGCATTCTTCCCGCGCATCAGCCTGACCGGCAGCTACGGCACAAGCAGCAGCGAATTCGATGGACTGTTCGACTCGGGCACCGAGTCATGGTCGTTCATGCCGCAGATCACGCTGCCGATCTTCGATGCCGGCCGCAATCGCGCCAATCTCGACCTTGCGCGCCTACGCGAAAACATCGCCGTGGCGGAATACGAAAAGGCCATCCAGACGGCCTTCCGCGAGGTTGCGGACGGTCTGGCTGCACGATCCACGCTGGACGAAGAGCTGGCCGCCCAGGCCGACTTGCTCGAAGCCACGCAGCGACGCATGGAACTCAGCGAACTTCGCTACCGCAGCGGCGTCGACAGCAGCCTGCAACGCCTCGATGCGCAACGCGCACTGTTCGAGGCGCAGCAGTCGATGCTGCAAACCCGCCTGCTGCGCCTGACCAGTCTGGTCGACCTGTACCGCGCGCTCGGGGGCGGCTGGCTCGCCGACGAGCAAACCGAGGAAGCAGGCGAAGTCGCCGATCCGTCCTAG
- the arfB gene encoding alternative ribosome rescue aminoacyl-tRNA hydrolase ArfB: MSDATLVITRSVSVSLSEIEWTAIRAQGAGGQHVNTTSSAVQLRFDIPASSLPDAVKQRLLDRPDRRLSQDGVLIIKAQTERSQERNRQHALERLRLILEAATRVPRVRKATRPSANARRKRVDEKTRRGRTKRLRSSTDD; the protein is encoded by the coding sequence GTGTCCGACGCCACGCTCGTCATCACCCGTTCGGTCTCGGTCTCGCTGAGCGAGATCGAATGGACCGCGATCCGCGCCCAGGGCGCGGGCGGACAGCACGTCAACACCACCTCCAGCGCGGTACAGCTGCGCTTCGACATCCCGGCCTCCAGCCTGCCGGATGCGGTCAAGCAACGGCTGCTGGACCGCCCGGATCGGCGCCTGTCGCAGGACGGCGTGCTGATCATCAAGGCACAGACCGAGCGCAGCCAGGAACGCAATCGCCAGCACGCTCTGGAACGGCTGCGCCTGATCCTCGAAGCGGCCACGCGCGTTCCGCGCGTGCGCAAGGCGACGCGGCCCAGCGCCAATGCCAGGCGCAAGCGCGTGGACGAAAAAACCCGGCGCGGTCGGACCAAGCGGCTGCGCAGCAGCACGGACGATTAA
- a CDS encoding LLM class flavin-dependent oxidoreductase, with the protein MSIPLSVLDLAPVPSGSTASESLRRTVDLARLAESLGYVRHWFAEHHSMPSVASAAPEILIAHVAAATRHIHVGSGGIMLPNHSPLKVAETFRTLAGLHPGRIDLGLGRAPGSEPAASRALRAFEGEQFPALLSEMWAYCHGGFPEGHPFRKIRAMPDDVPLPPIWILGSSGASARMAGAAGMGYSFASHFSPTPAAPAFQAYKSSFQPSEAFARPHAILGVAVVCAETEAEAERQASTMDLAWLRIRRGEFLPLPSPEEAAAHAYTDFEREAVAEYRQRTIVGTPPQVRAAIESMATACAADEVMIVSNLHDPVARLRSYELVASAFLD; encoded by the coding sequence ATGTCCATTCCCCTGTCCGTGCTCGATCTGGCGCCCGTGCCGTCGGGCTCCACTGCATCCGAGTCCCTGCGTCGCACGGTGGATCTGGCGCGTCTGGCGGAGTCCCTGGGCTACGTCCGGCACTGGTTCGCCGAGCACCACAGCATGCCCAGTGTGGCCAGCGCCGCACCGGAAATCCTGATCGCGCATGTCGCTGCGGCCACCCGCCACATCCACGTGGGCTCCGGCGGCATCATGCTGCCGAACCATTCGCCGCTGAAGGTGGCCGAGACCTTTCGTACGCTGGCCGGCCTGCATCCGGGCCGCATCGACCTCGGCCTGGGCCGCGCGCCCGGCTCGGAGCCGGCCGCGAGCCGCGCCTTGCGCGCCTTCGAAGGCGAACAGTTTCCGGCGCTGCTGTCCGAGATGTGGGCCTATTGCCACGGCGGATTTCCGGAGGGCCATCCTTTCAGGAAGATTCGCGCGATGCCGGACGACGTACCGCTGCCGCCGATCTGGATTCTGGGCTCCAGCGGCGCCAGTGCGCGCATGGCCGGCGCCGCCGGCATGGGCTACAGCTTCGCCAGCCATTTCAGTCCGACACCGGCGGCGCCGGCGTTCCAGGCCTACAAGTCCTCATTCCAGCCGTCCGAGGCATTTGCGCGGCCGCACGCGATTCTGGGCGTGGCGGTGGTTTGCGCCGAGACCGAAGCCGAGGCCGAGCGCCAGGCCTCGACGATGGACCTGGCGTGGCTGCGTATTCGCCGCGGTGAGTTCCTGCCGCTGCCGAGCCCCGAGGAAGCGGCCGCCCATGCCTATACCGATTTCGAACGCGAGGCCGTGGCCGAGTACCGCCAGCGCACCATCGTTGGCACGCCGCCGCAGGTGCGCGCGGCGATCGAGTCCATGGCGACGGCCTGCGCAGCCGATGAAGTCATGATCGTCAGCAATCTGCACGATCCGGTGGCGCGTCTGCGCTCTTACGAGCTGGTCGCCTCGGCGTTTCTGGACTGA